A genomic segment from Lutzomyia longipalpis isolate SR_M1_2022 chromosome 3, ASM2433408v1 encodes:
- the LOC129793980 gene encoding lethal(3)malignant brain tumor-like protein 4 isoform X2: protein MDNEDDRECGGVGKAPEGGSVKKICVVKVPSFGPNPISAIPASSSTATSKSGGDAPAQTGTLPVRTISSNFVAVKAGEANKNIFVKDGNFYMKCPNTNKLLRLQVAKTIPVSTGQAADLKLTSISVKGLSPREVLITKKPTAVDVVSHGGGSAPAVSSQAASLAPAAAPQVFKPIAKVPLTATPIALAKPQPEGSGQGKVEVRSIQITNFPTGTILDFKGTPLDLNSRFPGFTKLPQNSPPDAQKGGVYNVQISNGRLSDPHGPIKMLGMSGKSLTVTRDNITITSGALLGEHPAAPKDDPVGEKTPRKVTRSSSTDDSPPKKPSTPRRLSEPTRGSLSAEMTPKVEEKPTLASLFCDESMENSSEGEKSSTSPHEAALNGQIDPLAPSDSEPPEEAEREIDESRKFIPPPNLQLMKLSTRREGEDEDALNLIRWEDGVGYLYMSNLHFQFNELGIVDIMDEDEYMRYQQTDSPYDHPLYEREINPMRMRQMQASGEPVYTCLGCTCFGLAADFLEPNYCSKVCINVSRKRTRVNVNEGQSSPKKKQKDGRGAFPWKDYLEVTNSQRAPDELFPHCRPEVVEYNEKHPFQEKTKFEAIDPDNCSVFSVVTVLATQGHRMLLHFDGCPVKYDFWVNFSCPDIFPPRWAVNEGKNLLVPRGGKQEMFFWKTYLRENKAEGAKVKNFRHIALREFLRPHDFKIGMKLEAENVKGTGRLTVATVADVIGNRVRIHFDGNSDNFDYWCDYDSPRLHPINYHKTINEQLITPTKRPTGFSWSRFLAQTRSRAVPESAFVQRPPRAFQKGMKIEAVDRVCPEFIRPATVIDVAEYELRILYDGFETQYAYWVDDDSTDIFPTGYCEITGHPLEAVPSTRWPTQKCGLKVCAGKGSIHNQLGTNHDTAIECPYNTKNYNHRAVKPSRLNAKQVVTDYALRFSLVRKRKFGVEEEKPPSSSTSKAPPVTQKRPRKTAHAVEAMRKAKSAKIVREATPQPSTSQATDTTQATAAATTPPGAAPGVWKSTSRIKAHVEMGDKKQINPLLWTTNEVANFLSNLPNCSHIADKFRINDIDGEAFLALTKDDLTQSLDIKLGPAIKLYNLIVKLRTDIKEQFLQF from the exons atgGACAATGAGGATGACAGGGAATGTGGGGGTGTGGGAAAAGCCCCAGAAGGTGGTTCAGTGAAAAAGATTTGCGTTGTGAAGGTCCCCTCATTCGGACCTAACCCTATTTCGGCTATTCCTGCATCTTCATCTACTGCCACAAGTAAATCAGGTGGGGATGCCCCAGCTCAGACAGGGACTCTTCCCGTCAGGACGATCTCATCGAATTTTGTGGCTGTTAAAGCAGGCGAAGCG aataaaaatatcttcgtGAAGGATGGAAATTTCTACATGAAGTGCCCAAATACGAATAAACTCCTGAGGCTGCAGGTTGCAAAAACCATCCCGGTGTCAACGGGTCAGGCAGCAGACCTCAAATTAACATCAATCAGTGTCAAAGGGTTGTCCCCACGGGAGGTTTTGATTACCAAGAAGCCCACGGCAGTTGATGTTGTGTCCCATGGTGGTGGATCAGCACCAGCTGTGTCTTCCCAGGCCGCCTCCTTAGCTCCTGCTGCTGCTCCGCAGGTATTCAAACCCATCGCCAAGGTTCCCCTCACTGCAACCCCAATTGCCCTGGCTAAACCCCAACCTGAAGGCTCTGGGCAGGGTAAAGTTGAAGTGAGATCAATTCAGATAACAAATTTTCCCACGGGCACAATTTTGGACTTCAAGGGTACCCCCTTGGATCTAAATAGTCGCTTTCCGGGCTTCACGAAACTCCCGCAGAATTCCCCGCCAGATGCGCAAAAGGGGGGAGTGTACAATGTTCAAATCTCCAATGGGCGCCTCTCGGACCCGCATGGACCCATAAAGATGCTGGGAATGTCCGGGAAGTCCCTCACAGTCACACGGGATAATATAACAATCACCTCTGGGGCGCTTTTGGGTGAACACCCAGCGGCGCCAAAGGATGACCCTGTGGGTGAGAAAACCCCGCGCAAAGTGACACGTTCATCGTCAACGGATGATTCCCCGCCCAAGAAGCCATCAACCCCGCGGCGTCTCTCAGAACCCACCCGTGGGTCCCTGAGTGCTGAAATGACGCCAAAAGTTGAGGAGAAACCCACCCTGGCATCCCTTTTCTGCGACGAGagcatggaaaattcatcagAGGGTGAGAAGAGCTCCACCTCCCCCCACGAAGCTGCCCTCAATGGGCAAATTGACCCTCTAGCTCCATCCGACAGCGAACCCCCCGAAGAAGCTGAGCGCGAAATTGACGAAAG TAGGAAATTCATCCCGCCGCCAAATTTGCAACTGATGAAGCTGAGTACAAGACGCGAGGGTGAGGATGAGGATGCACTCAATTTAATCCGCTGGGAAGATGGCGTAGGGTACCTGTACATGAGTAATCTGCACTTCCAGTTCAATGAATTGGGTATTGTGGATATTATGGATGAGGATGAGTACATGCGGTACCAGCAAACTGACTCTCCGTACGATCATCCACTGTATGAGCGTGAGATTAATCCGATGCGTATGAGGCAGATGCAGGCATCCGGTGAGCCTGTCTACACGTGCTTGGGATGCACGTGCTTTGGCCTTGCTGCGGATTTCCTGGAGCCCAACTACTGCAGTAAGGTGTGCATAAATGTCTCGCGCAAGAGGACACGGGTAAATGTGAATGAGGGACAGAGTTCGccgaagaagaagcaaaaagatGGACGAGGGGCATTCCCGTGGAAGGATTACTTGGAGGTGACAAATAGTCAGAGAGCACCGGATGAGCTATTTCCACACTGTCGTCCTGAGGTGGTGGAATACAATGAGAAGCACCCGTTTCaggaaaaaacaaaattcgAAGCAATTGATCCGGACAATTGTTCTGTGTTTAGTGTTGTTACGGTTTTGGCAACACAGGGACATCGGATGCTGCTGCACTTTGACGGTTGTCCGGTAAAGTATGATTTCTGGGTGAATTTCAGCTGTCCGGACATCTTCCCGCCACGTTGGGCTGTCAATGAGGGGAAGAATCTCCTTGTGCCACGTGGAGGGAAGCAGGAGATGTTCTTCTGGAAGACGTACTTGAGGGAGAACAAGGCTGAGGGGGCGAAAGTGAAGAATTTCCGACATATAGCCCTGAGGGAATTCCTCAGGCCGCATGACTTCAAGATTGGGATGAAACTCGAAGCGGAGAATGTGAAGGGAACGGGAAGGTTAACAGTGGCAACGGTGGCGGATGTTATTGGGAATCGTGTGAGGATTCATTTTGACGGGAATAGCGACAACTTTGACTACTGGTGTGACTACGATTCACCAAGACTTCATCCCATAAACTACCACAAGACTATCAATGAACAGCTAATAACGCCAACGA AACGCCCAACTGGGTTCTCGTGGTCACGCTTCCTGGCTCAAACACGCAGTCGGGCTGTGCCTGAAAGCGCCTTTGTGCAGCGTCCACCGCGTGCATTCCAGAAGGGTATGAAGATTGAGGCAGTTGATCGTGTCTGTCCGGAATTCATACGTCCAGCTACGGTGATTGATGTTGCGGAGTACGAATTGAGGATACTCTATGATGGTTTTGAGACACAATACGCCTACTGGGTTGATGACGACAGTACGGATATCTTCCCAACGGGCTACTGCGAAATTACGGGGCATCCACTTGAGGCTGTACCCAGTACGCGGTGGCCAACGCAAAAGTGTGGCCTCAAAGTGTGCGCCGGCAAGGGGAGTATTCACAATCAATTGGGCACAAATCACGATACGGCCATTGAGTGTCCGTACAATACGAAGAATTACAATCACAGGGCTGTGAAACCCAGTCGTCTCAATGCAAAGCAAGTTGTGACGGACTATGCGCTACGTTTTAGTCTTGTGCGGAAGAGGAAATTTGGGGTAGAAGAGGAGAAACCTCCAAG ttctagcACATCAAAAGCCCCGCCGGTGACACAGAAGAGACCAAGGAAGACAGCGCATGCAGTTGAAGCAATGCGTAAGGCAAAATCAGCCAAAATTGTCAGAGAAGCAACACCTCAACCGTCCACATCTCAAGCAACAGACACAACGCAAGCCACTGCTGCTGCAACAACTCCACCGGGTGCCGCTCCAGGTGTGTGGAAGAGTACATCACGGATCAAGGCGCATGTGGAAATGGGAGATAAGAAGCAAATTAATCCACTTCTCTGGACAACAAATGAGGTTGCAAACTTCCTAAGCAATCTGCCAAATTGCTCTCATATTGCAGATAAATTCCGCATAAATGACATTGACGGTGAGGCTTTTCTGGCCCTTACAAAGGATGATCTCACACAATCGCTGGATATTAAACTCGGCCCTGCAATTAAATTGTacaatttaattgtaaaactCCGTACGGACATCAAGGagcaatttttgcaattttag
- the LOC129793980 gene encoding lethal(3)malignant brain tumor-like protein 3 isoform X1, producing the protein MALVVTKEGVSRWLFPPKFSANFCVLKVILLCFSRDFSAFRREFVCKMDNEDDRECGGVGKAPEGGSVKKICVVKVPSFGPNPISAIPASSSTATSKSGGDAPAQTGTLPVRTISSNFVAVKAGEANKNIFVKDGNFYMKCPNTNKLLRLQVAKTIPVSTGQAADLKLTSISVKGLSPREVLITKKPTAVDVVSHGGGSAPAVSSQAASLAPAAAPQVFKPIAKVPLTATPIALAKPQPEGSGQGKVEVRSIQITNFPTGTILDFKGTPLDLNSRFPGFTKLPQNSPPDAQKGGVYNVQISNGRLSDPHGPIKMLGMSGKSLTVTRDNITITSGALLGEHPAAPKDDPVGEKTPRKVTRSSSTDDSPPKKPSTPRRLSEPTRGSLSAEMTPKVEEKPTLASLFCDESMENSSEGEKSSTSPHEAALNGQIDPLAPSDSEPPEEAEREIDESRKFIPPPNLQLMKLSTRREGEDEDALNLIRWEDGVGYLYMSNLHFQFNELGIVDIMDEDEYMRYQQTDSPYDHPLYEREINPMRMRQMQASGEPVYTCLGCTCFGLAADFLEPNYCSKVCINVSRKRTRVNVNEGQSSPKKKQKDGRGAFPWKDYLEVTNSQRAPDELFPHCRPEVVEYNEKHPFQEKTKFEAIDPDNCSVFSVVTVLATQGHRMLLHFDGCPVKYDFWVNFSCPDIFPPRWAVNEGKNLLVPRGGKQEMFFWKTYLRENKAEGAKVKNFRHIALREFLRPHDFKIGMKLEAENVKGTGRLTVATVADVIGNRVRIHFDGNSDNFDYWCDYDSPRLHPINYHKTINEQLITPTKRPTGFSWSRFLAQTRSRAVPESAFVQRPPRAFQKGMKIEAVDRVCPEFIRPATVIDVAEYELRILYDGFETQYAYWVDDDSTDIFPTGYCEITGHPLEAVPSTRWPTQKCGLKVCAGKGSIHNQLGTNHDTAIECPYNTKNYNHRAVKPSRLNAKQVVTDYALRFSLVRKRKFGVEEEKPPSSSTSKAPPVTQKRPRKTAHAVEAMRKAKSAKIVREATPQPSTSQATDTTQATAAATTPPGAAPGVWKSTSRIKAHVEMGDKKQINPLLWTTNEVANFLSNLPNCSHIADKFRINDIDGEAFLALTKDDLTQSLDIKLGPAIKLYNLIVKLRTDIKEQFLQF; encoded by the exons ATGGCGCTAGTAGTGACCAAGGAGGGAGTTTCGCGGTGGCTTTTTCCCCCAAAATTTTCAGCCAATTTCTGTGTTTTGAAAGTGATTTTGTTGTGTTTTTCAAGGGATTTTTCTGCGTTCCGCCGCGaatttgtgtgcaaaatgGACAATGAGGATGACAGGGAATGTGGGGGTGTGGGAAAAGCCCCAGAAGGTGGTTCAGTGAAAAAGATTTGCGTTGTGAAGGTCCCCTCATTCGGACCTAACCCTATTTCGGCTATTCCTGCATCTTCATCTACTGCCACAAGTAAATCAGGTGGGGATGCCCCAGCTCAGACAGGGACTCTTCCCGTCAGGACGATCTCATCGAATTTTGTGGCTGTTAAAGCAGGCGAAGCG aataaaaatatcttcgtGAAGGATGGAAATTTCTACATGAAGTGCCCAAATACGAATAAACTCCTGAGGCTGCAGGTTGCAAAAACCATCCCGGTGTCAACGGGTCAGGCAGCAGACCTCAAATTAACATCAATCAGTGTCAAAGGGTTGTCCCCACGGGAGGTTTTGATTACCAAGAAGCCCACGGCAGTTGATGTTGTGTCCCATGGTGGTGGATCAGCACCAGCTGTGTCTTCCCAGGCCGCCTCCTTAGCTCCTGCTGCTGCTCCGCAGGTATTCAAACCCATCGCCAAGGTTCCCCTCACTGCAACCCCAATTGCCCTGGCTAAACCCCAACCTGAAGGCTCTGGGCAGGGTAAAGTTGAAGTGAGATCAATTCAGATAACAAATTTTCCCACGGGCACAATTTTGGACTTCAAGGGTACCCCCTTGGATCTAAATAGTCGCTTTCCGGGCTTCACGAAACTCCCGCAGAATTCCCCGCCAGATGCGCAAAAGGGGGGAGTGTACAATGTTCAAATCTCCAATGGGCGCCTCTCGGACCCGCATGGACCCATAAAGATGCTGGGAATGTCCGGGAAGTCCCTCACAGTCACACGGGATAATATAACAATCACCTCTGGGGCGCTTTTGGGTGAACACCCAGCGGCGCCAAAGGATGACCCTGTGGGTGAGAAAACCCCGCGCAAAGTGACACGTTCATCGTCAACGGATGATTCCCCGCCCAAGAAGCCATCAACCCCGCGGCGTCTCTCAGAACCCACCCGTGGGTCCCTGAGTGCTGAAATGACGCCAAAAGTTGAGGAGAAACCCACCCTGGCATCCCTTTTCTGCGACGAGagcatggaaaattcatcagAGGGTGAGAAGAGCTCCACCTCCCCCCACGAAGCTGCCCTCAATGGGCAAATTGACCCTCTAGCTCCATCCGACAGCGAACCCCCCGAAGAAGCTGAGCGCGAAATTGACGAAAG TAGGAAATTCATCCCGCCGCCAAATTTGCAACTGATGAAGCTGAGTACAAGACGCGAGGGTGAGGATGAGGATGCACTCAATTTAATCCGCTGGGAAGATGGCGTAGGGTACCTGTACATGAGTAATCTGCACTTCCAGTTCAATGAATTGGGTATTGTGGATATTATGGATGAGGATGAGTACATGCGGTACCAGCAAACTGACTCTCCGTACGATCATCCACTGTATGAGCGTGAGATTAATCCGATGCGTATGAGGCAGATGCAGGCATCCGGTGAGCCTGTCTACACGTGCTTGGGATGCACGTGCTTTGGCCTTGCTGCGGATTTCCTGGAGCCCAACTACTGCAGTAAGGTGTGCATAAATGTCTCGCGCAAGAGGACACGGGTAAATGTGAATGAGGGACAGAGTTCGccgaagaagaagcaaaaagatGGACGAGGGGCATTCCCGTGGAAGGATTACTTGGAGGTGACAAATAGTCAGAGAGCACCGGATGAGCTATTTCCACACTGTCGTCCTGAGGTGGTGGAATACAATGAGAAGCACCCGTTTCaggaaaaaacaaaattcgAAGCAATTGATCCGGACAATTGTTCTGTGTTTAGTGTTGTTACGGTTTTGGCAACACAGGGACATCGGATGCTGCTGCACTTTGACGGTTGTCCGGTAAAGTATGATTTCTGGGTGAATTTCAGCTGTCCGGACATCTTCCCGCCACGTTGGGCTGTCAATGAGGGGAAGAATCTCCTTGTGCCACGTGGAGGGAAGCAGGAGATGTTCTTCTGGAAGACGTACTTGAGGGAGAACAAGGCTGAGGGGGCGAAAGTGAAGAATTTCCGACATATAGCCCTGAGGGAATTCCTCAGGCCGCATGACTTCAAGATTGGGATGAAACTCGAAGCGGAGAATGTGAAGGGAACGGGAAGGTTAACAGTGGCAACGGTGGCGGATGTTATTGGGAATCGTGTGAGGATTCATTTTGACGGGAATAGCGACAACTTTGACTACTGGTGTGACTACGATTCACCAAGACTTCATCCCATAAACTACCACAAGACTATCAATGAACAGCTAATAACGCCAACGA AACGCCCAACTGGGTTCTCGTGGTCACGCTTCCTGGCTCAAACACGCAGTCGGGCTGTGCCTGAAAGCGCCTTTGTGCAGCGTCCACCGCGTGCATTCCAGAAGGGTATGAAGATTGAGGCAGTTGATCGTGTCTGTCCGGAATTCATACGTCCAGCTACGGTGATTGATGTTGCGGAGTACGAATTGAGGATACTCTATGATGGTTTTGAGACACAATACGCCTACTGGGTTGATGACGACAGTACGGATATCTTCCCAACGGGCTACTGCGAAATTACGGGGCATCCACTTGAGGCTGTACCCAGTACGCGGTGGCCAACGCAAAAGTGTGGCCTCAAAGTGTGCGCCGGCAAGGGGAGTATTCACAATCAATTGGGCACAAATCACGATACGGCCATTGAGTGTCCGTACAATACGAAGAATTACAATCACAGGGCTGTGAAACCCAGTCGTCTCAATGCAAAGCAAGTTGTGACGGACTATGCGCTACGTTTTAGTCTTGTGCGGAAGAGGAAATTTGGGGTAGAAGAGGAGAAACCTCCAAG ttctagcACATCAAAAGCCCCGCCGGTGACACAGAAGAGACCAAGGAAGACAGCGCATGCAGTTGAAGCAATGCGTAAGGCAAAATCAGCCAAAATTGTCAGAGAAGCAACACCTCAACCGTCCACATCTCAAGCAACAGACACAACGCAAGCCACTGCTGCTGCAACAACTCCACCGGGTGCCGCTCCAGGTGTGTGGAAGAGTACATCACGGATCAAGGCGCATGTGGAAATGGGAGATAAGAAGCAAATTAATCCACTTCTCTGGACAACAAATGAGGTTGCAAACTTCCTAAGCAATCTGCCAAATTGCTCTCATATTGCAGATAAATTCCGCATAAATGACATTGACGGTGAGGCTTTTCTGGCCCTTACAAAGGATGATCTCACACAATCGCTGGATATTAAACTCGGCCCTGCAATTAAATTGTacaatttaattgtaaaactCCGTACGGACATCAAGGagcaatttttgcaattttag
- the LOC129793980 gene encoding lethal(3)malignant brain tumor-like protein 4 isoform X3, which yields MDNEDDRECGGVGKAPEGGSVKKICVVKVPSFGPNPISAIPASSSTATSKSGGDAPAQTGTLPVRTISSNFVAVKAGEANKNIFVKDGNFYMKCPNTNKLLRLQVAKTIPVSTGQAADLKLTSISVKGLSPREVLITKKPTAVDVVSHGGGSAPAVSSQAASLAPAAAPQVFKPIAKVPLTATPIALAKPQPEGSGQGKVEVRSIQITNFPTGTILDFKGTPLDLNSRFPGFTKLPQNSPPDAQKGGVYNVQISNGRLSDPHGPIKMLGMSGKSLTVTRDNITITSGALLGEHPAAPKDDPVGEKTPRKVTRSSSTDDSPPKKPSTPRRLSEPTRGSLSAEMTPKVEEKPTLASLFCDESMENSSEGEKSSTSPHEAALNGQIDPLAPSDSEPPEEAEREIDERKFIPPPNLQLMKLSTRREGEDEDALNLIRWEDGVGYLYMSNLHFQFNELGIVDIMDEDEYMRYQQTDSPYDHPLYEREINPMRMRQMQASGEPVYTCLGCTCFGLAADFLEPNYCSKVCINVSRKRTRVNVNEGQSSPKKKQKDGRGAFPWKDYLEVTNSQRAPDELFPHCRPEVVEYNEKHPFQEKTKFEAIDPDNCSVFSVVTVLATQGHRMLLHFDGCPVKYDFWVNFSCPDIFPPRWAVNEGKNLLVPRGGKQEMFFWKTYLRENKAEGAKVKNFRHIALREFLRPHDFKIGMKLEAENVKGTGRLTVATVADVIGNRVRIHFDGNSDNFDYWCDYDSPRLHPINYHKTINEQLITPTKRPTGFSWSRFLAQTRSRAVPESAFVQRPPRAFQKGMKIEAVDRVCPEFIRPATVIDVAEYELRILYDGFETQYAYWVDDDSTDIFPTGYCEITGHPLEAVPSTRWPTQKCGLKVCAGKGSIHNQLGTNHDTAIECPYNTKNYNHRAVKPSRLNAKQVVTDYALRFSLVRKRKFGVEEEKPPSSSTSKAPPVTQKRPRKTAHAVEAMRKAKSAKIVREATPQPSTSQATDTTQATAAATTPPGAAPGVWKSTSRIKAHVEMGDKKQINPLLWTTNEVANFLSNLPNCSHIADKFRINDIDGEAFLALTKDDLTQSLDIKLGPAIKLYNLIVKLRTDIKEQFLQF from the exons atgGACAATGAGGATGACAGGGAATGTGGGGGTGTGGGAAAAGCCCCAGAAGGTGGTTCAGTGAAAAAGATTTGCGTTGTGAAGGTCCCCTCATTCGGACCTAACCCTATTTCGGCTATTCCTGCATCTTCATCTACTGCCACAAGTAAATCAGGTGGGGATGCCCCAGCTCAGACAGGGACTCTTCCCGTCAGGACGATCTCATCGAATTTTGTGGCTGTTAAAGCAGGCGAAGCG aataaaaatatcttcgtGAAGGATGGAAATTTCTACATGAAGTGCCCAAATACGAATAAACTCCTGAGGCTGCAGGTTGCAAAAACCATCCCGGTGTCAACGGGTCAGGCAGCAGACCTCAAATTAACATCAATCAGTGTCAAAGGGTTGTCCCCACGGGAGGTTTTGATTACCAAGAAGCCCACGGCAGTTGATGTTGTGTCCCATGGTGGTGGATCAGCACCAGCTGTGTCTTCCCAGGCCGCCTCCTTAGCTCCTGCTGCTGCTCCGCAGGTATTCAAACCCATCGCCAAGGTTCCCCTCACTGCAACCCCAATTGCCCTGGCTAAACCCCAACCTGAAGGCTCTGGGCAGGGTAAAGTTGAAGTGAGATCAATTCAGATAACAAATTTTCCCACGGGCACAATTTTGGACTTCAAGGGTACCCCCTTGGATCTAAATAGTCGCTTTCCGGGCTTCACGAAACTCCCGCAGAATTCCCCGCCAGATGCGCAAAAGGGGGGAGTGTACAATGTTCAAATCTCCAATGGGCGCCTCTCGGACCCGCATGGACCCATAAAGATGCTGGGAATGTCCGGGAAGTCCCTCACAGTCACACGGGATAATATAACAATCACCTCTGGGGCGCTTTTGGGTGAACACCCAGCGGCGCCAAAGGATGACCCTGTGGGTGAGAAAACCCCGCGCAAAGTGACACGTTCATCGTCAACGGATGATTCCCCGCCCAAGAAGCCATCAACCCCGCGGCGTCTCTCAGAACCCACCCGTGGGTCCCTGAGTGCTGAAATGACGCCAAAAGTTGAGGAGAAACCCACCCTGGCATCCCTTTTCTGCGACGAGagcatggaaaattcatcagAGGGTGAGAAGAGCTCCACCTCCCCCCACGAAGCTGCCCTCAATGGGCAAATTGACCCTCTAGCTCCATCCGACAGCGAACCCCCCGAAGAAGCTGAGCGCGAAATTGACGAAAG GAAATTCATCCCGCCGCCAAATTTGCAACTGATGAAGCTGAGTACAAGACGCGAGGGTGAGGATGAGGATGCACTCAATTTAATCCGCTGGGAAGATGGCGTAGGGTACCTGTACATGAGTAATCTGCACTTCCAGTTCAATGAATTGGGTATTGTGGATATTATGGATGAGGATGAGTACATGCGGTACCAGCAAACTGACTCTCCGTACGATCATCCACTGTATGAGCGTGAGATTAATCCGATGCGTATGAGGCAGATGCAGGCATCCGGTGAGCCTGTCTACACGTGCTTGGGATGCACGTGCTTTGGCCTTGCTGCGGATTTCCTGGAGCCCAACTACTGCAGTAAGGTGTGCATAAATGTCTCGCGCAAGAGGACACGGGTAAATGTGAATGAGGGACAGAGTTCGccgaagaagaagcaaaaagatGGACGAGGGGCATTCCCGTGGAAGGATTACTTGGAGGTGACAAATAGTCAGAGAGCACCGGATGAGCTATTTCCACACTGTCGTCCTGAGGTGGTGGAATACAATGAGAAGCACCCGTTTCaggaaaaaacaaaattcgAAGCAATTGATCCGGACAATTGTTCTGTGTTTAGTGTTGTTACGGTTTTGGCAACACAGGGACATCGGATGCTGCTGCACTTTGACGGTTGTCCGGTAAAGTATGATTTCTGGGTGAATTTCAGCTGTCCGGACATCTTCCCGCCACGTTGGGCTGTCAATGAGGGGAAGAATCTCCTTGTGCCACGTGGAGGGAAGCAGGAGATGTTCTTCTGGAAGACGTACTTGAGGGAGAACAAGGCTGAGGGGGCGAAAGTGAAGAATTTCCGACATATAGCCCTGAGGGAATTCCTCAGGCCGCATGACTTCAAGATTGGGATGAAACTCGAAGCGGAGAATGTGAAGGGAACGGGAAGGTTAACAGTGGCAACGGTGGCGGATGTTATTGGGAATCGTGTGAGGATTCATTTTGACGGGAATAGCGACAACTTTGACTACTGGTGTGACTACGATTCACCAAGACTTCATCCCATAAACTACCACAAGACTATCAATGAACAGCTAATAACGCCAACGA AACGCCCAACTGGGTTCTCGTGGTCACGCTTCCTGGCTCAAACACGCAGTCGGGCTGTGCCTGAAAGCGCCTTTGTGCAGCGTCCACCGCGTGCATTCCAGAAGGGTATGAAGATTGAGGCAGTTGATCGTGTCTGTCCGGAATTCATACGTCCAGCTACGGTGATTGATGTTGCGGAGTACGAATTGAGGATACTCTATGATGGTTTTGAGACACAATACGCCTACTGGGTTGATGACGACAGTACGGATATCTTCCCAACGGGCTACTGCGAAATTACGGGGCATCCACTTGAGGCTGTACCCAGTACGCGGTGGCCAACGCAAAAGTGTGGCCTCAAAGTGTGCGCCGGCAAGGGGAGTATTCACAATCAATTGGGCACAAATCACGATACGGCCATTGAGTGTCCGTACAATACGAAGAATTACAATCACAGGGCTGTGAAACCCAGTCGTCTCAATGCAAAGCAAGTTGTGACGGACTATGCGCTACGTTTTAGTCTTGTGCGGAAGAGGAAATTTGGGGTAGAAGAGGAGAAACCTCCAAG ttctagcACATCAAAAGCCCCGCCGGTGACACAGAAGAGACCAAGGAAGACAGCGCATGCAGTTGAAGCAATGCGTAAGGCAAAATCAGCCAAAATTGTCAGAGAAGCAACACCTCAACCGTCCACATCTCAAGCAACAGACACAACGCAAGCCACTGCTGCTGCAACAACTCCACCGGGTGCCGCTCCAGGTGTGTGGAAGAGTACATCACGGATCAAGGCGCATGTGGAAATGGGAGATAAGAAGCAAATTAATCCACTTCTCTGGACAACAAATGAGGTTGCAAACTTCCTAAGCAATCTGCCAAATTGCTCTCATATTGCAGATAAATTCCGCATAAATGACATTGACGGTGAGGCTTTTCTGGCCCTTACAAAGGATGATCTCACACAATCGCTGGATATTAAACTCGGCCCTGCAATTAAATTGTacaatttaattgtaaaactCCGTACGGACATCAAGGagcaatttttgcaattttag